The genomic region GGTCGTCAAGTTGCGACCATGATGCACCGTTGTCCGAAGACTTCCATGCCTCGATCCATGCTTTTCGTTTGCCTTCCTCGGCGCCGCGACGAATCGTGGTCAGAAGTTCGCGGTCGGAAAGGCGCACGGTCGAGGGCATGATCGAATATCCCTTTGGCTCTGGCCCAATGTAGGAAACAAACTGCCACGATTTTCCACCGTCGGTGGTTCGGCCGCAGATCGGCCGCCCTTCGCGGTTGTTCGTTTTGGACGCAGTCAGAAAGACCATGCAATCCTGTTTAACGTTGATGAGGTAATCGGTGCGCGCGGCGATTCCTTTCTGATCGAACAAGGGCAGGCGAAACGGACCTTTCCAACTGTGACCACGGTCGTAGGAATAGTAGAAGCGCGAGATGCCGGTATCGACGCCGGCCATCCGACACGTCATGGCAAAGTCTGGATGGGTGAAATCGATTCCGCCCGGACACTCCACCGGCTCTGGTTCGGTGAATTCGGCCGACACGGTGCCATGACGCATTCCCGCAGTGCCAACCAACACGTGCTGCTTCGCCGGATGTTCGATGGACCAAGTCCTGCCGCCATCCAGACTGCGGGCGAGTACGTGTTCTTCCGGTTTCTCGCGATCAATGTTGTGTCGCTCAGGGCCGAGATCCTTATAATAGCCGGTGCTGAAGCCGACGAGGATCTCATTTCCCCACGACCAGATGCCGTGGTTGGCCGGCCAGCCGCCGAAGCGGCCAGGTTCACGATAGACCATCACGTGTTCGACTGCAGGGGATTTGGTTTGCGCGTCGGCGTTGGTGGTGGCGATTGCGGACAGAACCAGCAACAAAGCGCGCGTCGGAGATTTTCTCAAGAACGGCATCGCTGGCTGAACTCTTGGCTAGGAGCGGGCGGCTTGGCGCTGCTGTCGGCGCAGCGTTCTAAGGTGGGCGTAGCCGACCAGTTTCCGCCGCCGCTCATCCCAGAGCCGAAACGTGAAGGATTTGAAACTGGAGAACAACGTCACGGGCTTCACAGATTGAAACAGCG from Verrucomicrobiota bacterium harbors:
- a CDS encoding exo-alpha-sialidase, which produces MPFLRKSPTRALLLVLSAIATTNADAQTKSPAVEHVMVYREPGRFGGWPANHGIWSWGNEILVGFSTGYYKDLGPERHNIDREKPEEHVLARSLDGGRTWSIEHPAKQHVLVGTAGMRHGTVSAEFTEPEPVECPGGIDFTHPDFAMTCRMAGVDTGISRFYYSYDRGHSWKGPFRLPLFDQKGIAARTDYLINVKQDCMVFLTASKTNNREGRPICGRTTDGGKSWQFVSYIGPEPKGYSIMPSTVRLSDRELLTTIRRGAEEGKRKAWIEAWKSSDNGASWSQLDDPVANTGEGNPPHLLKLADGRLCLTYGHRAKPFGMFARLSSDAGKIWNEPITLRDDGGGRDLGYPRSVQRPDGKVVTIYYFWDAKSGPERYITATIWSPSR